The Urbifossiella limnaea genome has a window encoding:
- a CDS encoding transaldolase family protein produces MTPLQSLVAAGTKLYLDSVDPVEIATNRANGATGATSNPIIISDLIKTGKFDGDMKAFFAQGLDDEAVAWAMTDKLVKDAQAVFLPVWEETKGDEGWVSFELDPLLEDTANTMPAAERSKKYIELGKKWSAGHTNRMIKVPATPGGLGALEELMAAGVALNVTLIFSERQYKAARDACWRGAQRRSDKANVKSVYSIFVSRVDVYTEKAVPSLSPAAQGQVGIVNAKRIWKMNKDYWADKGLARSQEMIFASTGTKKMMDGTTPPAWMYVEAFAGSDIETNPPATNKAVQECGRTFTSHINELPPADVLAEIDAKVDMQKLEETLMREGLEKFADPQKALLALITKKRAELK; encoded by the coding sequence GTGACGCCGCTCCAATCGCTCGTCGCCGCCGGCACCAAGCTGTACCTCGACTCCGTCGACCCCGTCGAGATCGCCACCAATCGGGCGAACGGGGCGACCGGGGCCACGTCCAACCCGATCATCATCTCGGACCTCATCAAGACCGGGAAGTTCGACGGCGACATGAAGGCGTTCTTCGCCCAGGGGCTCGACGACGAGGCCGTGGCGTGGGCCATGACCGACAAGCTGGTGAAGGACGCGCAGGCGGTGTTCCTCCCGGTGTGGGAGGAGACGAAGGGCGACGAGGGGTGGGTGAGCTTCGAGCTCGACCCGCTCCTCGAAGACACCGCCAACACGATGCCGGCGGCGGAGCGGTCGAAGAAGTACATCGAGCTCGGCAAGAAGTGGTCGGCCGGGCACACGAACCGGATGATCAAGGTGCCGGCGACCCCGGGCGGGCTCGGCGCGCTCGAGGAGCTCATGGCCGCCGGGGTGGCGCTGAACGTCACCCTCATCTTCAGCGAGCGGCAGTACAAGGCGGCCCGCGACGCCTGCTGGCGCGGCGCCCAGCGGCGGAGCGACAAGGCGAATGTGAAGTCGGTGTACAGCATCTTCGTGAGCCGGGTGGACGTGTACACCGAGAAGGCCGTTCCGAGCCTGTCGCCCGCCGCCCAGGGCCAGGTCGGCATCGTGAACGCCAAGCGGATCTGGAAGATGAACAAGGACTACTGGGCCGACAAGGGGCTGGCCCGGTCGCAGGAGATGATCTTCGCCAGCACCGGCACGAAGAAGATGATGGACGGCACCACGCCGCCGGCCTGGATGTACGTCGAGGCGTTCGCCGGCAGCGACATCGAGACGAACCCGCCGGCCACGAACAAGGCCGTGCAGGAGTGTGGGCGGACGTTCACCTCCCACATCAACGAGCTGCCGCCGGCCGACGTGCTCGCCGAGATCGACGCGAAGGTGGACATGCAGAAGCTGGAAGAGACGCTGATGCGGGAGGGCTTGGAGAAGTTCGCCGACCCGCAGAAGGCGCTCCTCGCGCTGATCACCAAGAAGCGCGCCGAGCTCAAGTAG
- a CDS encoding MATE family efflux transporter yields MLALALPALAQQYLHLVVSLSDQYLADRFDLPDPAARKAYLAALTTAGYLYWVVSSYTVLVSVGSTALVARFVGAGDWGGARRATAQAVLLALAFGVAGTVAALLGLPALVAALGLTGDAAAYCLSFLFPLALLLPFQITESACVACLAGAGDTRTGLKVLGGVAVLNVPLAWGLCFGVGPLEGLGFRGIALGTGLSHLTGCVIVLSLLARGRSGLKITLPALKPDGALLYRVLRVSVPAGVDSLSVAACQLWFLGIVNGLGDVAAAAHGITLKWEALGFLAGGAFGTAAMSLVSQSLGANDPGRAAKAGWTAFGVACGVMTAMGVLFAVLARPMFLVFCHAADEEPIVEAGVPTLRLIALAMPALASQIVFTAALRGAGDARVPVLFSWLGFLGVRIPLAYLLTGPAGLGLYGAWVAMVADIWVRGAFFALRFAGGRWKRAVV; encoded by the coding sequence GTGCTCGCCCTCGCCCTGCCGGCGCTCGCGCAACAGTACCTGCACCTCGTCGTCAGCCTGTCCGACCAGTACCTCGCCGACCGGTTCGACCTGCCCGACCCGGCCGCCCGGAAGGCGTACCTCGCGGCCCTCACCACCGCCGGCTACCTCTACTGGGTCGTGTCCAGCTACACCGTGCTCGTCAGCGTCGGCAGCACGGCGCTGGTGGCGCGGTTCGTCGGGGCCGGCGACTGGGGCGGGGCGAGGCGGGCCACCGCACAGGCGGTGCTGCTGGCGCTCGCGTTCGGCGTCGCGGGAACGGTCGCGGCCCTGCTCGGGCTGCCGGCGCTCGTCGCCGCGCTCGGCCTCACCGGCGACGCGGCCGCGTACTGCCTTTCGTTCCTGTTCCCGCTGGCGCTGCTGCTGCCGTTCCAGATCACCGAGTCGGCGTGCGTCGCGTGCCTGGCCGGCGCCGGCGACACCCGCACCGGCCTGAAGGTGCTCGGCGGCGTCGCCGTGCTGAACGTGCCGCTCGCGTGGGGGCTGTGCTTCGGCGTCGGGCCGCTGGAGGGCCTCGGCTTCCGCGGCATCGCGCTCGGCACCGGCCTGAGCCACCTCACCGGCTGTGTCATCGTGCTGTCACTGCTGGCCCGCGGCCGCTCCGGCTTGAAGATCACGCTGCCCGCCCTGAAGCCGGACGGCGCGCTGCTGTACCGCGTGCTCCGCGTCAGCGTGCCGGCGGGCGTGGACAGCCTGAGCGTGGCGGCGTGCCAGCTGTGGTTCCTCGGCATCGTCAACGGCCTCGGCGACGTGGCCGCGGCGGCGCACGGCATCACGCTGAAGTGGGAGGCGCTCGGGTTCCTGGCCGGCGGCGCGTTCGGCACCGCGGCGATGTCGCTCGTGAGCCAGAGCCTCGGCGCCAACGACCCCGGCCGCGCCGCGAAGGCGGGCTGGACGGCGTTCGGCGTCGCGTGCGGCGTGATGACCGCGATGGGCGTGCTGTTCGCGGTGCTGGCCCGGCCGATGTTCCTCGTCTTCTGCCACGCCGCCGACGAGGAGCCGATCGTCGAGGCCGGCGTGCCGACGCTCCGGCTGATCGCGCTGGCGATGCCGGCGCTGGCGAGCCAGATCGTGTTCACGGCGGCGCTCCGCGGGGCCGGCGACGCGCGGGTGCCGGTGCTGTTCAGCTGGCTCGGCTTCCTCGGCGTGCGCATCCCGCTGGCGTACCTGCTGACCGGCCCGGCCGGCCTCGGGCTGTACGGCGCGTGGGTGGCGATGGTCGCCGACATCTGGGTCCGCGGGGCGTTCTTCGCGCTGCGGTTCGCCGGCGGCCGGTGGAAGCGGGCCGTGGTGTAA